The Aedes aegypti strain LVP_AGWG chromosome 3, AaegL5.0 Primary Assembly, whole genome shotgun sequence genome contains a region encoding:
- the LOC5569432 gene encoding protein KRTCAP2 homolog, with translation MAVPTSVSLVLASVTAVLIFSAMQMYKPLIASSQMATVFGGFLGSWLFILSLTAVSNLEAVVLGKGFQAKLFPEVAFCLIGSLFACGMVHRVCATTCILFSVAALYYINRISQKVHNAPVPVDTYAGKKKKK, from the exons ATGG CGGTTCCAACTTCCGTATCATTGGTTCTGGCCTCGGTAACTGCCGTGTTGATTTTCTCGGCGATGCAAATGTATAAACCGTTGATTGCTTCCTCCCAAATGGCCACTGTTTTCGGAGGATTTCTCGGTTCTTGGCTATTCATTCTATCGCTGACG GCGGTGTCCAACTTGGAAGCGGTCGTTCTCGGCAAAGGCTTCCAAGCAAAACTATTCCCAGAGGTGGCATTCTGTCTGATTGGGTCTTTGTTTGCCTGCGGGATGGTTCATCGAGTTTGTGCCACTACTTG TATTCTGTTTTCTGTCGCTGCTCTCTACTATATCAATAGAATCTCGCAAAAGGTGCACAACGCACCGGTTCCGGTGGACACCTATGCtgggaagaaaaagaagaagtaa